From the Chloroflexota bacterium genome, the window TGACATCGCCGGTCGCTGAGCCGAGAATGCAGGCTTGCAGGGTGGTGTTGCAAGCCGGGCTGGGGTACGTCCGGGCGGTGGACAGCGGAGTGAGCGTGGGCGCGGCAAGCGCCGGCGCAGCACGCGAGAAGACGGCGACGGCGGCCAATGCCGAGAGCAACGCAGCCGTAACCGTCGCGGCGATTCGGACACGACGAGGATCCATGAGCTTCCCCCTCCCAGAGGTTGCAAACGGTATTGCGAAAGTATACCGAGGAAGCGGAGAAACGCAAAGCCCCCGCGGGTAACGACAGCAATTCTCAATTTGCCTTTGTACGGGTACTTTCCAATTGCGGTTTGTCAAGCGCTGGTGCTCAGGTGCTTGTCACGCAAACCGATACGACGAGCAAGTAATGCTGCCCTCCCCCCGGCCCCCTCCCAACTTCGTTGGGAGGGGGGAGCGATTCGATGGGGATGAGGGGGCAACTTGGTGGCCAGACTCCAAAATGAGAGTTGCTGGGGGTAACGAAAACCCACGGGGGCTGCTCGCAACGCGACCGACCGCAACTCAGCGTGTGCCGGCCGGTTCGCGTCCGAACGAGCACGCGGAACTGACCACGATCCAACGATGGATGTGGCGCCCGGCGCTACCGGCCGGCGTCGGGCAATACGGTGCACGGCTCGCCGTGCGCGCCGAGGCAGTCGTGCCGCACCGGCTCGCTGGCTTCCACCGCCACGCCCATCTCGCGCAGGCCGCGAATGACTTCGCACAACGGCAGGCCCATCACGTTCAAGTAGCAGCCTTCGATGGCGCGCACCAGGTGGAAATCGGGATCTTGGATGGCATACGCCCCGGCCTTGTCGAACGGGCGGCGGCTGGCGATGAACGCGCCGATCTCGGCATCACTGTAGGCACGCATGTGCACCAGCGTGCGGCAGACGGTTGTCCAGTCGGCGCCGCCAGTGGCGGGCGCGATGGTTAAGCCAGTGTAGACTTCGTGCGGGCGGCCGCGCAGGCGGGTGAGAATCGTCACGGCGTCGGCTTCGTCAACCGGCTTGCCGATGATCAGGCCATCGATCACGACGATCGTGTCGGCGGCCAGCACCAGTGCGTCGCCGCCGAGCGTGCGCGCCACGGCATCGCTTTTGGCGCGGCTCAGCCGCGCGACCAGCGCCTGCGGCGTCTCGCCCGGCTGCGGCGTTTCGTCCGTGCTAGAGGTCTGAACGACAAAGGCGATGCCGAGGTGAGCGAGAATCTCGCGCCGGCGCGGCGATCCGGAAGCTAAAATCAATTGGGTCACGAGGGCGTATTCTACGTGCAAAGAATCATATCCACAAGGACGGTTATCCGCGAATAACGCTAATCAACGCGAATCCAAAGCTGTTCCCCAAAAGCGCGCCTGGAGAGAAATGCTCGTGAACGACTCCCGAAACACTGAACGATGCCCTATGTTTTATTCGTGCAGATTCGCGTTATTCGCGGATCGCTTTCTGCCTCGTGTTCCTTCGTGTGACTTCGTGGATATGATGTGACTGCGCGCCGCGTGATACAATAGCAAATCATGAACCTGCCCATAACCCGCATCCAGGCGTGGTGGATCGCCGCCCGCCCGCGCACACTGCCCGCCGCCGCGACGCCGATCGCGGTCGGCACCGCGCTCGCCATTTCGGCCGGGCGCTGGGACCCGCTGGTGCTCGTCGCCAGCCTCGCCGTCTCGCTGCTGTTACAGATCGGCGCGAATTTCGCCAACGACGTGTTCGACCATCTGAAAGGCGCCGACGTGGCGCGGCGCGGGCCGACGCGCGTGACCCAGAGCGGCATCCTGTCGCCGCGCGAGATGCTGGCCAGCACGGCGATCATCTTCGGGCTCGCCGCGCTGATCGGCCTGTACCTGGTCTACGTCGGCGGTGTGCCGTTTCTCGTGGTGGGCGCGCTGGCGATTTTATCGGCGCTGGCGTACACTGGCGGGCCGTACCCGCTCGGCTACAACGGGCTGGGCGACCTGTTCGTGTTCATCTTCTTCGGCGTGGTCGGCGTCGTCGGGACGTACTACCTGCACACGCTGGCGCTCGACGGCCTCGCGCTGGCCGCCTCGCTGCCCGTGGGCTTGCTGATCGTCAACATCCTGGTCGTCAACAACCTGCGCGACATCGAGACCGACCGCGCGGCGGGCAAGCGCACGCTGGCCGTGCGCATCGGCGCGCGCGCCACGCGCCGCCAGTATGCGGCCCAGTTGACGCTGTCGTATCTGGTGGTGGCTGCGCTGCTGCCGTGGCGCGGCGTGCTCGTGCTGCTGCCGTTCGTGCTCGCGCCGGCGGCGTGGAAGCTGGCGCACGCCGTGATGACGAACGCGGACCCGCCGACGTTCAACCGCCTGCTGGCGCGCAGCGCGCAGTTCAGTTTGCAGTTCGGACTGCTGTTTGCGCTCGGCTTGCTGGTGCGCTTCCCATGATGATGACACCCGATGAGCGCGCCCGGCGCATCCAGCAGATGTTCGGCCGCATCGCGCGGCGCTACGACACGATGAACCGGCTGATGACGATGGGGCGCGACCAGGCGTGGCGCAAGCTGACAGCGCAGGCGCTGCAGTTACCGGGCGGCGGCGCGGTGCTCGATCTGGCGACCGGCACTGGCGACCTCGCGTTCGCCGTGCGCGACGTGTGGCCGGGAAGCCGCGTCACGGCGATGGACTTCGCGTACCCGATGATGCAGTTCGGGCAGGTGAAGCAGCAGGCACGCGACGATGGCCGGGTCTGGTTCGCGCAGGGCGACGCGCTGGCGCTGCCGTTTGCCGACGCGCAGTTCGACGGCGTGACAAACGGCTTCCTCCTGCGCAATCTGGTCGACCTGCCGGGCGGGCTGGCGGAGATGCGGCGCGTGACGAAACCCGGCGGCCGCGTCGCGTGCCTCGAAATCACCCGCCCGCAAACGCCGGTCTTCCGTGAGCTCTTCGGCCTCTACTTCTACCGCCTCGTGCCGCTGCTCGGCGGCATCATCGCCGGCGACCTGAACGCCTACACCTACCTGCCAAACTCGCTGACGAAGTTCCCCATCGCGCCCGACCTGAAGCAGCTGATGCTGCAAACCGGCTTCCGCGACGTGCAGTACCGTCTGCGCATGCTGGGCACGATGGCGCTGCACGTCGGCGTTGTGTAGCAGAAGCACCCGCCACCACAAAGACACCAAGACACAAAGAAAACCATAATGCAGTCTTTGTGTCTTGGTGTTTTGGTGGTGAAGAAGTTTGTTTGTAGCGCGCTATGCGTGCACGCGCTCGATCTGCGCGCCGAGCGATTGCAGGCGCGACACGATGTTCTCGTAACCCCGGTCGATAATCTCCGCGTTGAAGATCTGGCTGGTGCCGCGCGCCGCCAGCGCGGCGATCAGCAGCGCCATGCCGGCGCGAATGTCGGGGCTCTGCATCGGCTCGCCGTGCAGCGCCGACGGACCGATCACGACGGCGCGATGCGGGTCGCACAGGATGATCTTCGCACCCATCGCGATCAGCTTGTCCACGAAGAACAGCCGGCTCTCGAACATCTTCTCATGGATCAGCACTTCGCCCTCGGCCTGCGTGGCGGCCACCAGCATGATGCTCATCAGGTCGGCCGGAAAGCCGGGCCACGGCGCGTCGTCGATCTTCGGCACGGCGTTGTGCGCGTCGGAGCGCACGCGCATGCGCTGGCCGCCCGGGATGAACAGATCGTCGCCGCGCAGCTCGATCGACAGGCCCAGCCGCCCGAACATCAGGTTGGTCATGCGCATGTTGCGCGCCGCCGCGTTGCGGATCAGCATCTCGCCGCCGAGCGCGGCCGCCAGGCCGATGAAGCTGCCGATCTCGATGTAGTCGGGCGCCAGGCGGTACTGCGCGCCGTGCAGTCGCTCGACGCCGTGCACCGTGAGCATATTGCTGCCGATGCCCTCGATCTGCGCGCCCATCGCCGCCAACAGGCGCGCCGTGTCCTGCACATGCGGCTCCGACGCGGCGTTCTGGATCGTGGTCGTGCCGCGCGCCAGCGCGGCGGCCATCAGCGCGTTTTCCGTCGCGGTCACGCTCATCTCATCGAGCATGATGTCGGCGCCGCACAGGCCGCTGGCGCGCAGTTCATAGGTGTCGCCGATTTCGATCACCGCGCCCATCTCGCGGAAGACGAGCAGGTGCGTGTCCACCCGGCGGCGGCCAATCGCGTCGCCGCCCGGCCGCGGCAGCGACAGCCGGCCGTTGCGCGCCAGCATCGGCCCCATCAGCAGGACCGAGCCGCGAATCGCGGCGATGTCCTCCGGGTCGAGGTCTTCCGCGCTGACGCGCCGCGCTTGCAGCGCCAGCGTGTTGGCGCCGCGCCACTGCGCCTCGACGCCCAGATGCCGCAGCAGGCGCAGCATGGTGTCTACGTCGCGGATGCGCGGGATGTTGTCGAGCACGATTTCGTCCTCGGTCAGCAGCGAGGCGGCCAGCAGCGGCAGGGCGCTGTTCTTGTTGCCGCTCGGCGTGACGATGCCTTTGATCGGGTGCTGCCCTTCGATGATGAATTTATCCATGTCGCGTTTCCTGTTGCCCGCGTTAGGCCGCGCCGGCGCGCAGGCGGGCGATCCAATCATTGACGCGCCGGGGAATCTCCGGCGCGAGTGTTTCCCAGGGCATGAGCCGGTCGCCAGTGAGCGCGACGCGGCGCGTGAAGCGCCAGGCCGGCGCGAACCGGCGCTGCTGCAGGTAGGCACGCGCCAGCGCATCGGCTTCCGGCGTCTTCTCGATCCGGCCGAGCGTCAGGTGGGTCACCTGCACGCCGCCGCGCCCGGCCAGCGGGCCGCAGTCGCGTTCGCACTCCGCGCGGCTGTCGTCCAGCACCGCCGGATCTGCCACGAGCGCGTGTTTGCCCGGCTTGGCATAGGCGACCGGGTGGCCGTCTTCCAGCGCCGCGGTCATGCCGCCTTCGTTGAAAGAGCGGTAGAAGCCGTGCCACGAACCTTCGACGCCGGCCAGGTTGTCATCCGCGTCGAGATAGACCCAGAGCTGCTCCAGTTCGTTCAGGTGCCCGATGTCCCAGTCGAACCAGACCGCGTACTCGATCACCCGCGCCACCGGCGGCGTCACTTCGATCTCGCGCTGGAACGACGGCGCGGGCGCCGTCGCGGCCAGCACCGACCACCCGGCGCAGACGGGCAGAAACGGCTCGTGATCGTCACAATAGATAACGGGCGAAAAACTGCGGGCAATCGCCTGGTCGGTTTGCATGCGCTGGTTCCGAGACAGATTTTACAGAGCTTTTATCCATTCCTCAAGGCGATCTTACGCCAAGTGGGTATAATCGGCCTATCCGGTACTGCCGCCAGGAGCCAAAGTGTTTTGACAAGCGTTGGCCGCTTTCCTATAATCACCTTGTAATTCCCCGGCTGCATGCCCCGGCCAACGTCACGGCCTTCACCAGTGCAAAGGTGCGCGAAAAGGAGTGCATGGCAACTCAAACGGCACGTCTCGGTCAAACGACCGCCCCTTCCCGCAGCACATCGCGGCGCTGGCGCCGCCTGCGCGAGGTCTCGCTCGGCTATCTGTTGCTGGCGCCCGCGCTGGTGCTGCTGATCGTGTTCGAACTGTTTCCCGTGCTGTACGGCTTCTTCATCAGCACATGCAACTGGCGGCTCAACTGCGGCGAGAACCTGGAGCGGTTCATCGGGTTCGATAATTACGTGCGGGCGTTCACCGACCCGGAGATGTGGACGTCGCTCTGGACCACCGCCGTCTATTCGCTGATGTCCGTACCGATCCAGCTTGGCCTCGGCCTGCTGATCGCGTACCTGCTCTTCCAGGACATTCGCGGCAAAGATGTCTTCCGCGTGATGTTTTTCTTCCCGTATATCACGTCCACGGTGGCGTCTGCCGCCGTGTGGGCGTACCTGTACAGCCCCGACCGCGGCCTGATCAACGCGGTCGCGCGCAGCCTCAACCTGCCGATCCTCAAATGGCTCGGCGAGTCGAAAGGCATCTTCGAGTTGATGGCGCAGGGCCTGGGCGGTACGCTGCCGAACGCGCTCGACGGCCCGCCGCTGGCGCTGGTCGCGCTGATCATCTACACGACCTGGGTTTTCCTCGGCTACGATATCGCGATCTTCCTGGCCGGACTGGGCAATATCCCCGGCGAGTTGTACGACGCGGCCAAAGTGGACGGCGCCGCCGGCTGGCGGCTGTTCCGGCACATCACGCTGCCGCTGCTGTCGCCGACGACGTTCTTCCTGCTGTTGCTGACCGTCATCGGCACGTTCAAAGCGTTCAACCATATCTACGTGATGACGCGCGGCGGACCGGCCGGTGCGACCGAGACGTCCAGTCTCTACATCTTTTCGCAGATGTTTGAGTATCAGCGCTATGGCTACAGCGCAGCGTTGTCGTTTATTCTGTTCACGGTCATCCTGATTATCACCATCATCCAAAACCGCGCGGCCGGCAGCCGCGTGGTCTACGACTAGGCCGCCGGAGCTTACCGTCTCTATGGCTACTCTTACCCAGGCCCGCGCTGTGAGCGCCGCACGAACCGCCCGGCGCCGCAGGACCGATTGGGCGCGCGTGATGATCTACTCGGTCCTGATCGTTGGCGCGATCATCTCCATCTGCCCATTTGTGTACATGATCATGACCTCGCTCAAAGAGCTTGGCTCCGTGATCGCGAACCGCTTCTGGCCGTGGCCGCCGTTCGGCACGGAGGACCTGCAATTCCAGAACTACCCGGACGCGATCGCAAAGGCCGGCTTCGACAAACAGTGGGGCGTGCCGCTGATCGTGCGCTACTTCGCCAACAGCGTCATCATCAGTGTCGGGACGATCATGGGCACGCTGATCACGTCGATCCTCGCGGCCTATGCGCTGACGCATATCAACCTGCCCGGCCGCAACGTGATCTTCATCGCGATTCTGGCAACGATCATGATCCCGAACGACCTGACGCTGGTGCCGAAAGTGGTGATGATGTACCAGTTGGGCTGGTACAACACTTACCTCGCGCTGATCGTGCCGTTCCTGGCGAGCGTGTTCGGCATCTTCCTGCTGCGCCAGTTCTTCATGCAGATACCCAAAGACCTGTTCGACGCCGCGCTGATCGACGGTTCCGGGCACCTGCGTTATCTCTGGACCATCGTCGTACCGCTCAGCCGGCCCGCGATTGTCACGATCGCGCTGCTGAACTTCATCGCGTCGTGGGACTCGTTCAAGTGGCCGCTGCTCGTCACGCGCGACAGCAGCATGCGCGTGCTGGCGGTCGGCATGCAGCAGTTCCAGGCGACCGAGGGCGGCACCAATACGCACCAGATGATGGCGTTTGCGGCGATGGTCGTCATCCCGGTCATCATTCTGTACTTCTTCACGCAGCGCTATTTCACCGAAGGCATAGCGCGCACCGGTATTAAGGGATAGTCCAAGCAAACCTCG encodes:
- the maf gene encoding septum formation protein Maf — its product is MTQLILASGSPRRREILAHLGIAFVVQTSSTDETPQPGETPQALVARLSRAKSDAVARTLGGDALVLAADTIVVIDGLIIGKPVDEADAVTILTRLRGRPHEVYTGLTIAPATGGADWTTVCRTLVHMRAYSDAEIGAFIASRRPFDKAGAYAIQDPDFHLVRAIEGCYLNVMGLPLCEVIRGLREMGVAVEASEPVRHDCLGAHGEPCTVLPDAGR
- a CDS encoding 1,4-dihydroxy-2-naphthoate polyprenyltransferase, yielding MNLPITRIQAWWIAARPRTLPAAATPIAVGTALAISAGRWDPLVLVASLAVSLLLQIGANFANDVFDHLKGADVARRGPTRVTQSGILSPREMLASTAIIFGLAALIGLYLVYVGGVPFLVVGALAILSALAYTGGPYPLGYNGLGDLFVFIFFGVVGVVGTYYLHTLALDGLALAASLPVGLLIVNILVVNNLRDIETDRAAGKRTLAVRIGARATRRQYAAQLTLSYLVVAALLPWRGVLVLLPFVLAPAAWKLAHAVMTNADPPTFNRLLARSAQFSLQFGLLFALGLLVRFP
- a CDS encoding ubiquinone/menaquinone biosynthesis methyltransferase — its product is MMMTPDERARRIQQMFGRIARRYDTMNRLMTMGRDQAWRKLTAQALQLPGGGAVLDLATGTGDLAFAVRDVWPGSRVTAMDFAYPMMQFGQVKQQARDDGRVWFAQGDALALPFADAQFDGVTNGFLLRNLVDLPGGLAEMRRVTKPGGRVACLEITRPQTPVFRELFGLYFYRLVPLLGGIIAGDLNAYTYLPNSLTKFPIAPDLKQLMLQTGFRDVQYRLRMLGTMALHVGVV
- the murA gene encoding UDP-N-acetylglucosamine 1-carboxyvinyltransferase; translation: MDKFIIEGQHPIKGIVTPSGNKNSALPLLAASLLTEDEIVLDNIPRIRDVDTMLRLLRHLGVEAQWRGANTLALQARRVSAEDLDPEDIAAIRGSVLLMGPMLARNGRLSLPRPGGDAIGRRRVDTHLLVFREMGAVIEIGDTYELRASGLCGADIMLDEMSVTATENALMAAALARGTTTIQNAASEPHVQDTARLLAAMGAQIEGIGSNMLTVHGVERLHGAQYRLAPDYIEIGSFIGLAAALGGEMLIRNAAARNMRMTNLMFGRLGLSIELRGDDLFIPGGQRMRVRSDAHNAVPKIDDAPWPGFPADLMSIMLVAATQAEGEVLIHEKMFESRLFFVDKLIAMGAKIILCDPHRAVVIGPSALHGEPMQSPDIRAGMALLIAALAARGTSQIFNAEIIDRGYENIVSRLQSLGAQIERVHA
- a CDS encoding sugar ABC transporter permease encodes the protein MATQTARLGQTTAPSRSTSRRWRRLREVSLGYLLLAPALVLLIVFELFPVLYGFFISTCNWRLNCGENLERFIGFDNYVRAFTDPEMWTSLWTTAVYSLMSVPIQLGLGLLIAYLLFQDIRGKDVFRVMFFFPYITSTVASAAVWAYLYSPDRGLINAVARSLNLPILKWLGESKGIFELMAQGLGGTLPNALDGPPLALVALIIYTTWVFLGYDIAIFLAGLGNIPGELYDAAKVDGAAGWRLFRHITLPLLSPTTFFLLLLTVIGTFKAFNHIYVMTRGGPAGATETSSLYIFSQMFEYQRYGYSAALSFILFTVILIITIIQNRAAGSRVVYD
- a CDS encoding carbohydrate ABC transporter permease, coding for MIYSVLIVGAIISICPFVYMIMTSLKELGSVIANRFWPWPPFGTEDLQFQNYPDAIAKAGFDKQWGVPLIVRYFANSVIISVGTIMGTLITSILAAYALTHINLPGRNVIFIAILATIMIPNDLTLVPKVVMMYQLGWYNTYLALIVPFLASVFGIFLLRQFFMQIPKDLFDAALIDGSGHLRYLWTIVVPLSRPAIVTIALLNFIASWDSFKWPLLVTRDSSMRVLAVGMQQFQATEGGTNTHQMMAFAAMVVIPVIILYFFTQRYFTEGIARTGIKG